Genomic segment of Xiphias gladius isolate SHS-SW01 ecotype Sanya breed wild chromosome 16, ASM1685928v1, whole genome shotgun sequence:
ctccttcctcctctgccacTCCCAGGGTGTCCAtttctgttgccatggagacaatGTGACAAGCCAACCGCTCAGCATAGTGGAGAGCCTCTTTGTTGGACATTCTGCGGGCAGACATCTGGTTCGATTCATGCCGACCACCCCCTGTCTCTGAACATCTGTTAGTGCCACCAACGCCACCCTCTTCTGCCagatcttcctcctcttcatcctcattgCCATCTGCCTCCTCAGAGAGAGACCTCATAAGTTTGAGCATAAACTCAGCCTTGTCTGCCTCAGGGGTGATGTCTTTTGGCCCTGGGCCAGGCTCAGGCTGATAGTGAGGGGTAGGAGGGGGGGTAGCAGGGGAAAATTCCTTGGCCAGTTTGCTTTTCAGCTTCTTTGAGAACTGTTTTATCTGTTTCTCCTTGGATACCTCACTGGGCTGCTGAGGTGTAGAGGGAGGAGTGACAGGAGTCCCACCAGATTTTTGGCCGGAGCTTGGAGCTGAGTCATCCAAAGGAACAGATATCCTCCTTTGTCCACCCATCTCGGTACCCGGTACGTCAAGAGTATGCATCATTACAGGATGTGTTTCAACCACACCTCTGGTCCTAAGGTCTAACTCACAGCTTGTTCTCCCCTGGCTTTGAGAGCCTGTCTGAAAGGAAATGTGAGGAATGCTCACATCTGTTGCTTGCTCAGCCGGGCCGCCCTTCCTAACATACCCAGAATCTCTACTTTCATATCTGAAACACTCCCTGCCAGCTCCCAGGTTTGAAGGGGAATCTGGAGTCTCATAATTTAGCGTCTCCTGCTTGGAAGAAGAGCCCCGTCGGCTTCCAATTGACTTTGTAAAGAAATCTGCACAGTCACCAAAACTCTTTTTCATCTTAGAAGCAGTTATAAGCTCACAAGCCTCAGTTACTATCATATCCACCATGTTGCCAGAGAAGTTCTGGAATGGGGACTTTTCTTGGGAGGAGGCTCCTCCAGGTATGGGGGTCTGAGTTCCATGACTGTAAAGGTGAGTTTGTGTAGATGTGGTTGTGTCATAGGTAGATACAGTTACTCTTTTGGGGCTGGCCTGTGGGGTATTTGATGAACTAGACTTATACTTGCAAGGTTCCTCAGAATCCTGGAGGTTGGAGAGGGCTTGGCCCGCTTGGGGCAAAGGAATACAGCTGGCCATGCCTGATACTGTGAACAGGGCTTTCTTCACTGTGCAGGTAGCATCCTCTCCTGAGGACCCTGgaactgctgcagctgaacTGGCACTTAAAACCTGCTGGTTAGCAAAGGTACTGCAGGTGCGAGTGCTACTGTTCTCTGCACTGACGTAACAAATGTTGTCCAGAGACACACTAATAGCTGCTTGGCTAGTGAAAGCAACATCGGCCTGAGAGAGCTCTATGAAGGCCTCCTGGATAACAGACTCAGACAAGTCTGAAGCATAGGAGGaaaccacctcctcctcttcctcttcttcttgccTTTGGCCAAAGGGCCAATCACTGGGGGTAAGAGGGGTTGAGGGGTGGGAGAACTGACACACTTCCATAATGCCTTCAAACACAAGCTCTTCAGCCAGATCAGCAGCGAAACGTGTCACTGTGCTGTGGAAAATCTGCTTTTTCACCGTCAGGAACTCTTTCAGCGCCCCAGACACAGCCTCTCCGACCAGGAACCCAGCTAATCCATTGATTGCTCGTTCCTTCAACACATAGGCGTGGCGCATGCCAATCTCATGGAAGGCCATCTGAAACACTGAAGAGGTGAGCCTTGCAGCTAAGGTACACAAGGTGGTGGTACAGGAGGATACACCTTTTTGGAGATCTCGCAAGGCACTGCCCAGGCTCATTTCCACCAGGTCAGTGGCGAACCTCTGAATGCCATCCTTCAAAGACTGGGACTTCTTCTGCAGCTTGTCCACTGTTACAGTCTCTTGTATTTCTGAGAGCTTCATCAGGTAACCCGAAGGGTTCTTGAATTCCTTGTGACAGACACAGCTGAGATTCTTGTTGTCACTGATGTCAACGGCAGACTGGTAGCCACACACAGATCCCAGGATTTCTCTGGACAGACTGCTGGCAAAGTCTGAGTAGGTCTTATACAGAGAGCAGAGATCCTGGGGTTTACGTAGCTCTGAGCTGTCCTGTTCATCTTCATCTGTCTTCCAAAAGTATTCCAGTGGTCCACTACAGTCCACCAGAGGGCTAAAGGCTGAGGAGCTGACAGGACTGAAGAGTGGGCCACCATTCTCCTCAGAGGGGGTCTGCACCGGTCGAGGGGAGTCAGGCACCTCAGAGTGAAGCGAGTAAGGAGAGCCTGGTTTCAAAGGAGTGGGTTTTTTCACATTGGCTGGGAGAGTGGGGTGGTCAAAGCGGTGAGGATTCATACCCTTGGTTGAGCAGCCCATAGAAACATATTTGGATGCTGACCCACTGGTGCTAGACTCAGCGGActtcttctgtgtgtttggggCACTGATGGTGTCCAGAGGCAGTGCAAGAGTGCAGCTCCCTGAGCTGAGCTCCTCCAGGTCATCAAACTGGTCAAAACTGTCAAAGAATTCACTGACTTCTGAGTCTGAGTCTTCAACTCGCTCTCTGGGCCCCCCTGGCACCTGGGGGATGTCCAGCTTGGCCAACAGGCTCTTCTGGTAGCCCACTTCATCTAGGAAAATGATTGGACTGGGGCTGGAGCAGTCTGACTCTTCCGATTCACTGACATGATTCAAAGGCGAGGGGAGACGAGCTCCAGGACTGCAGTAAGTCCACTGGGATTCCACACCTGATGACGTCTGCACTGTGACTGATACATCTGGACCTGACCTATGTTTGCCTGAATACTTCTTCAAAGATGAGCTTATGATAACCCGGGAGCCTGATAATTCCTTCCTTCTCTTGTGAGCTGGGACTGTCTGTGACGCCACATCACGCTTTTTAAAATGACGATAGGAAGCTGCAGCTGTGGGGGTGGACATGAAGGAGAGTTGGGAGACAACTGGTTAAGTACAATACATACAAAGAGTGGGGAAAAGATAAACATTACTAGAAAGTTACCAAAAGTTAAAGGGAAGCTGAGTGAACACAAAAGCTGTTCAATCCTGATGCCttaattatataaaatgaagagaaaaaaagtgcatctcaactaaaaaatattttgttattagtGCCATCTAGCAGGGAATGGCACCAATTTAAATCCTGCcacttttgaaaaattattacaCATAATTTaagatggattaaaaaaactttagaaTTTAGGTCTCTATTTTTGATTTTAGTATCTATATTATCTATAATATCTATTTTCAGTTGATGGGATCACAAAATACTCCACATAAGAGACCAGCAGCAACTTAATACCACTAAGCATCAGATGTTAAACCTACAGGGATTGTCTCCTGTGTCATCCTCCTCCAGATGCTCCAGGGCTGTGACAAAGTCATCCTCGATTGATGAGACCGACTGGTTGGTGTCATCCTCCTCTGGCTGACTGGGCTCAGCTGTGCCCCTTTGAAGAGCCTGAAGCTCCAAAGCATAGCGGACACCTGCCATGTAGCATCCCAGCAAGCCCAGCAAAGATGCTACACTGGCCTGATGGTAGACGCTGGTGCTGGGATTATgcctcagcacacacacagcctttaACCAACACTGGAGGTAGAGAAAAATAGCACAGTAAGAAATAAAGTgggagagacaaaagaaaggaagagaacgGAAAGGAATATACTCAAAGCCTGGGTGGCTGGTGATTTATTTGGCTAATTTAGAGAAAAATTACAGCTTTTGTAAACAACAGGCAGACAAAGTCTATAAACTATCAAAGCGACTGTGTCCCACAATCACTTAGACAAGCCGATAATGTGAAAGATCTTGGCTTTTGCAtatttaacaaattttttttatcccaaTCTTTCAGGAGTGGAGGTGTTGAGAGGGCCGAAACTGTACTGTTATGTCTGTACTCTGATTGCGAGTTGATATGTTACATGTGCAGAACACAAAATCAGTTAGCGCAAGTCCACACTGTAATGCAGAAAGGTGGGAGGTCTAAAGTCTGAAACGGACGGCAAGACCACAAATGTGAGCTGCAGAGCCTGTGTGAACCCAAACACTGCACATAGGACCAAGAACGACAAGGCTTCAACCGtgggctgaaaaaacaacattctttTCTGGTGTCCCACCTGCATTTCTTTAAAAGCGTGAGAAAGACTTGGTACATCTGTTTACATGCAGGGACTGGCAAGGCCATGCAGTGGGAAAACAATTTAATGAAAAACTGCAAGAATTCCAGGAACAAAAATGTCAggcttaaaatgtattttgttttactaatgagttttaaaaacaatattacatCTTGCATGTCTGTGCATGTTTCCAGTGTAAATATCCTCGTTTCAAGAGTCATCCTAGCTTCAATAATATCTAGTTTTTTCCAGGAAAATCATAAAAATCTTCAgccactgatgtttttttttgagaaaacaacTACTTGTTAGGAGAGAAATATCTACAGGCACAGAAAAGCTTGAGTAGTGAACCACTGCGCATTCTTACTTCCCCTTATTCTCTCCCCTCACTTCTGCTCTATCCAACATGCTGACCGAGCACATTCCTTCAACATGAAAGGTCTGTCGCCTACCTGAGGCCCAGCATCTTTGTGCTCTGTCAGCCTGCGCGAGTCTTTGAGCAGCAGAACCTCATCATTCTTGAGGCCGTGGATGTGGAGCGACCTGAGAAGTTCACACAGTCCCCCTGGCAGAGATTTAAGGGCCTGGGGAAGAAGAGATCATAGAAGCACATTAGCTTGTAGGTCAAACAGCTAACAGCAAGACCAACCTGTAGCCAATGGAAAATTATATTTGTTACCACCTTTAACCTCAAAAATACACTGATaagccaaaacattatgaccacaCCTTCTAGTATGATCCTTCAAGTGCCACCAAAACAGCTCCAACCCACCGCAACATGGACTCTAGAAGACCTCTTGTAGACCTCTACCGACCGGGAGCACCACACAGGCCTTGCCGTTTCGGAGATGCTCCGACCCAGTCGACAGGCCGCAACGATTCGGCCCTTGCTCAGGTCTTTACACCTTGCCTATTTGTCCCGCATCCAACATGTCGACTACATGACCTGACTGTTCACCTACCGTCCAATATATCCCAGACCTTGGCGTGTGCTCTCGTTATgagataatcaatgttatttGTTGCATCTGTGAGTGGTTGATGTTTTGGCTCATCGGTGTAAGACCCAATGTCCATCACTACCATATCAGGATCAGGTTTGACTAGTGAAAGTCTATAGGCAGGACattctttcatgttttctccTAAAATTCATGTTTGTAATTATGAAAAGGTACCTGTTGGGTGACATCTTCCCCTTCACATTGGccaggcagacacacaaaatgaatcTGAAAGAACACAGTTGATGGTGGGTATTAATGTGTCTCATGCTTGAATATAGCTGAGctctgtatactgtacatttgcactgctgtttgtgtgtgacaaacCTCTGTCAGTCTTGTGGTGTCTCTGGCTGGCAGCTCTAGGCCGACACAGCATAGCTCCTTTTTATTCCTAAAAAGGCTCTTCACACACTGTGCCCCACTGTCACGTACAGtctacaaaaacacatgcagtgttttttaaatatgtggtTACCCGAAAGACCTAATGAGAAATCAGTGTGTATGCAGTTGTCCATCACTGTAGCATGCATGAaagatgaaagcaaaaacaacagtattttgTGTATCCTCTCTGAAGTATCTGCCTGTTTTCAAACATGAAGTTAATATAGATCCTGGGTAATCAGATTATATTCACAATGGCATTCAGTCTCACCACATTAGAAACTGCAGAAACATCTAGCAACTACCAACAgaccacacgcacacaaaacaaactgtcataCTTAATACAAACCATCCAAACACCTATGACAGGATCTTTTGCATCTtaacataacaaaaacactgcaagtTGAAGTAAAGTGCAGCAGGTAGTGTTTTGCATGGAGCAAGCAAAATCTGATTTCAATTTGTCCTGCTGAAATGCCTTTTGAATATCAGGTATAACTATCCAGCTAAAAATCCTACACCACAGGTAATCACTGGAGAGTAGGGATTGAAGCCTCCATTCGAAGATACAGTCTACTACAGAATTAAATGCAGCGTCCCATTAGACAGACCTCTTTCCGGACCGAGGCCCTGGACCTTATTGGGACTCCTCTAATACGGGCGCAGGCATCCATAGCAACAGAGAGCGGCACAGGTCTGGGTGACTGGCTGCTCACCTGTAAAAAGAGAGATGCCAGGGGAGaaggacaaaagaaaaggacagagtgAGTGACATGGCAAGGATCTTTAGAGGACAAGGTCGACCTGCTGAAATGAGGACACTAGAGACAGTTTAGAAATTCAAACTTATGTCATTGCTTTCAGTCCCAAAGCTGAGCCTGTTTTCTGAGGCTCTATCAACCATCCTCAGCAAGTAAACGAATTAGGATTGTTCCGCTTGAGGTCTTCATTGCTCTTGAATGCTACTCAGCTATCTCTCCCTCAACCACTAGAACATCACGTGACAGTATCAGTGGTATTAGTCAACAAAGAGGTAGCCCACTATGTCTGTATGTACTGCTGCACACCTATATGCCAAAACAGGAACCATGATGTGACATTCAATGGTTTTCATGCAACAAAGAGCTGAGTCACTGCATCCGTGCCATCCAGTGATTTACTGGACCAACAGTTACTGATGGACTGAAGCCTGTGAAACAGATTCACAGATTTTTACCACGGGAGGCAAAACAGGTAACGTTTGGGTTTGTGCTCTAAAGTGTTGAGATTGTACAGCCAACCAAGTTTTTGTCAAATCCGTGCGAAAATAACATGAATCAAGCTCTTAAAAGTAGGCCTGGACTTGTCCTGCTGGTGAGGATAAGCCATAGTAGGCCATTCTTCTTTGATATTCTCTGAACAGGCAGGCCTGCATCAAAGATCAAACAGCTAGTCAAGAGAACAGGGGTGTGTGCTCCGAACAGGGGAAACACGCTCAGTAAGCAGCATGAGAGGGCTGGTAAAGGAGgcaaaatatttacagtgtacAAGAAGGAAAAGTTTCCCAAGAAATCCAAGCCTTTCCTTTGAGGTATGGTCCAAAGCAGCTAGTTGAGTCTAGACACAGGCAGGTGGTCCTATTGATCAGCCCATCCTACATCCTGAGAACCAGAGGGGTAGAGTACATGCCACTGGCTTCCTCTGGTGATCCAGGACCTCCTGGCCTCTCACGGCTGCTTCGGCGGGctgtacaaaaacaacacagccgGCCACTGCTGCTTAACCTCGACCATGCAGTGCATCCCAATTCACTCACAAGGGAGGCTGCCTATTATGGCTGTGACCGTCTAAAACAGAGATGAACAACACAAAGTAGTTGGCAAACTTGCTTTCTTAGCTGGAATTGTTTCATCTTTAGCCGAAAGCTTTAGCGTTCAGCGGTACAGTTTACGAGAATCAACTTAATGGTCCTACGTCACCACCTTCTGTGACCACGTGGCCGTATGCCAAATGGATTTAGTATTAGTCgtgtcacagaaaaacagcaattaaaCAAATTCTCAAGGGCTGATTCATAAAACTAATCATCATCGTTTGcgcaaaaaatgaaatggagcTCAGCTGATCTAGCAAAAGGATTCTAGGGGGTGTTTGTGATCATTCTGGAAAGAAGACAGCAAAACAACTTGTCAAGGGCAGAAACTGTGTAGTCTAAAATCTTGTTTGATTGGGAACTGGTGTGGTCCAAATTCTGAGCATGAGTGTGGGTGGCCGGAAGGATAGATAAACAAAGACCGAGATAGAGAAGCACAGCCTGGAGAACAGGAGAAAAAACTCTCAGCTCACTGTGAGACCAAACACCAGCCTCTTATGAGGCACAGGTGACTTTTCGGTCAGGTGGTATGAGTGCAGCAGCGCAGTGATTATAACATCAAAAACTCTTAAACACAAATCATAACTTATTTCTATAATATCTGAACTAGTCTTTGCTTTAGTTGACAAGCGCAGTGACGGGGAAGTGACGCTGGTTACATATAGACACAAGTCTTGGAGCTGGAGATGCTCAATAGTGGAGCAAATGAATTAGACAAATAGATAAAATGCAACTATTTTCAGTGATAACTGATTTTTCAACCATAAATGTTACACATTCTGTAGTTCCAGCTTCTACTTAggcattttcacagcagacatcttGAATTGTCATTGTGTGAAAAGCACGCGTGTTAAGAATAACATTGATGTGTCCCAGGAAGCCACGACAGTGCGAAGGCGAGCCAATGAGCAATACTAttgcatgtcaaaatgtcttccgAAACAAAAGCCTACTGTGAGGATCTGCTGACTTTCTTTGTCATCTGCGACAGGCCTTGACTATCTTCGGGTTTTGAACTATTGGTCAGACGAAACAAGCAATCCAAGGACATGAGCCTGAGCTGCGGGAAGCGACGACGGGCAatattttcactcttttctgttAAAGCTGTagagtaacaaaataaaaaaggagcttaactgataatgaaataatcttCATTTGCAGCCCTACGCCACAGAGAGTAATAGAACAACCGCTAAATCACAATTTGGATGCGTCCTCTCAAAACAAAGCCTTTGACGAATTACACGTCCATCCCCAATGGacactagagctgaaacgattagtcaatcgATTGATCGGCGGATCGAAAGAAAACGAATCGCTGCTGCTGTTGCGAGCAGTGACGAACATCTGCTGTTACCACCACGAACTGACTCGCGTTTCAACAGGCAGGTGATTATGTAATTAACAGAGAGGAGTAAAAAGAACTGCCCCCTGATCGGCTAATTGTTCGCTCGTAATTAAAAATCCATTCAGATGAGAAGCCTGTTAAGAATGCGTTCGCCCGATGAACCGGGGCACATCGGCTGCTCCCGGCCAGTGGAAGCATCGATGTCAGGATCGACACCGGTAATCCCGGCCCCGGTGTTACTTGGTATCGGATCGAATCACCCAGCGCCACTTCTCCTTCAGGGCGCCCCCTTCCCCTTAAGCGTGACCTCTGTGCTGGTCTGAGAACAGCCTTCCCTCAGTGCCCCCCAAAAACCCGCTCTCTATTTCCACTAAACATGGTGCGCGACGAACGATCATTTCATGTCGTCAGCGGCATCGCCGTTGCTGCTCGGATCAGGAACCTGTCCTGCTGACACGCAGCTGTAACTTAACACGCGCCGGGCCCGTCGCCGCCACCGACGGCGTGATTACGGGTACCCCAGCCCGGGCGCCGTGCGTCCGCCTCTGGGGCTGGTGCCCGCCGCAGCAGGCCACGGGGCGATGCTGATGCTGGTCCGCGACTATCCGGGGCTCTGTGCGGTCGGTACCGGCACAGGCAAGCCGCTGACTACAGCTAGGCTACCCGCGGCGCGTTACGCGGAAAGACCCGCTCGCAACAAACCTTCCGGGCCACGGAGACCGACGGTTGACAGGCTGTCAATCACCGGGCTAACAGCAGAACCAGGCCGCGGTCGGCTCGGTCTGTGATGTCACCTCCCTGCCGTTAGCTAGCACCTAGCCACCGGGCTAACGCTGACGTTAAGGTGCAGTCGCGCACCCAGCCGACAACGATAAGTGGCCGTGTGCCGGTTTCCCTGACGTTTTTAGCTATTTGTCTCTACCGAGACGTTTTACCTCAGCGTCGGGCTCCGGCAGCGCTGACGGTGGCCGCTGTCTTTAATGCGCGACCCGTGAACGATTCGTCCGTTTCAGCTCCTCTTCCTACCGTACAGGCCACTGAAGAAAGAGCCCACCGGGGATACGCGGGCGGCCTCAACTCCTTCGCTTTTACGACTGAAACTGGGCATCGGCCACGGGCTGAGCCCGGTGAATGCTTTATTGGGCTATTGATGAGAAAACGGCAACAATAACAACGGCGGCCAAGACCATTTCTAATGTGGGGAACCTTTTTGCTGTCAGGTCAAACAACCGTTTGAATTTCTCCCCGGGACTCACACTTGCCCCGAAAGTCACCTGGCGGGGGTTCAAGGAGATGTACACATTTCGCCCCCTCCGGATCGATTTCACCGATTCCCGAAAACGAATCGAGCTTTCCGGTTGCCGTCCGTCACCGTTCTCCCCATGATAAACAAGAGAGTTCGAGGCATCGCCAGTCGCACGCCGAGAAAACGATATGTGTCGCACTCGCACTGTCGAAGACAGAACAATCGAACCTCGGACAAATTCATAGACGTGTTGATATTAACAGTGGGGGAacgtaactaagtacatttactcagttaCTGTGCTTAACTAGCctacattttttatgtatttgactttagtatttccatttggggctattttatatttctacttcgctacatttcagaggaagaTCTTTCACTTTTGACTCAACTGAACCGACATTAATTTGACAGCTATGGTTCCTTATAAGATTAagattataaatttaaaaaaaaaacgtggtcAGTTTATTAAATACAGCACACGGTTTAGGCTCAGAAAGTTGTTTCTAACCTTTTTTGGTCGCGACACCTGGCACGAAGCCGCGTCCATTTTGGGCccctcctttgttttttctttgttcctctcccattaatccTCCCACGACCCTTCAGATTAACCTTGGGACTCTTTGGAGGGGCCTGgcccctaggttgggaaccactggactcCACAAAATGCCTATACATAGTTAGAACCAGCTCCACCTGGATCAGCTAGTAACAGTACAATGCTGCAGATGCATTGATGCATCAGGAttaataaaatgcaatttattaTCAGTCACAAGAGCCAGatttctgtaaaaaaagaacttttacttttaatacttcaAGTAAATTTATCttataatacttctgtacttttgcTTAAGTCGGATATTAAATGCAGGACCATCACTTGTAATGAAGTATTGAGTGAAGTAGAACATTCCATTCAAACATTCAGCAGGTATTAGTCTGGCTTACAGTATATTAACTAACGCCATAGGACTCTTTCTGTCGCTGCTTGACCCAAACTCAAAGCACTTGCAACGAATACAAATTGCTATTTTGCAGTTGTACATCTAAACAGCTTTATCGCTGGACCTGCTCATGCTATGCTCTTCAAGGCTGGACTATCAACTGGGCAAAGCAGGCgactgcccaggggccccagaaCCCCAGAGGCCCCAAAAATCCTCATTCTTACTCCATATCATTTGGGTCTTCAAATCGGATTCATCTcaaatttgttagaaattttCACCGCCGAAGTAAAATATCAACTATGACGGGTCCATCGTCCATCTTGAGGTCATGGTTGtgtcaaaatgtacttttcagaCCTGAATTGTTGTAGTTTATATTGAgcttatttgttttaaagtgtgtCTTACCGCATTGCtttaactgttttttctgtgtgtccagTAATAACATTCACAGAAAACCTCAGTCAatgaaatattatataaataaggAAAGGGGCCCATCATTATCCCTGGAGCCCAagttaacatattcaaattgtttattgttatttttatttttttatttgaccaacGGTCAAATAcccaaaaatgttgagtttactatcacagaaaaTGAAGCGCTGAAGTTCacggcatttttgcttaaagtATTACTTAAACTCTTAATCGATTATGAAGATTGTTGCCAAAAAATCTAGAGTACTGGTTGGATTTCTGGGGGCCTGGGGACAGAATGAAACTGCAGCGTGAACTGGGAGTCAATTGGGGCCCAAGGTCAGATTTTTGCCCCACAGCCCCATTAGAGGTCATGTGTTGGTCATATGCATTCTTCCCATGTCATTAACGCCTTCTTGTGACTCCGTTACACGGTTTGCGTGTTCGGTCCGCAACATGAACTATTTAACACGTTTCTTGtaggaaatgaaatgtcagGACAATTAGCTGATCTCCGGAATGAGTGCGAGAAGAATAAAGAAGTTTACTTTTAAAGAAACTGTGAGTTTCTactaaaaaacaataaagctaAAACAAGAATCTTGGTTTTCCAGTAGCAATTTATAGATTAAGCCTTTAACG
This window contains:
- the akap11 gene encoding A-kinase anchor protein 11 isoform X3, whose amino-acid sequence is MDACARIRGVPIRSRASVRKETVRDSGAQCVKSLFRNKKELCCVGLELPARDTTRLTEIHFVCLPGQCEGEDVTQQALKSLPGGLCELLRSLHIHGLKNDEVLLLKDSRRLTEHKDAGPQCWLKAVCVLRHNPSTSVYHQASVASLLGLLGCYMAGVRYALELQALQRGTAEPSQPEEDDTNQSVSSIEDDFVTALEHLEEDDTGDNPSAASYRHFKKRDVASQTVPAHKRRKELSGSRVIISSSLKKYSGKHRSGPDVSVTVQTSSGVESQWTYCSPGARLPSPLNHVSESEESDCSSPSPIIFLDEVGYQKSLLAKLDIPQVPGGPRERVEDSDSEVSEFFDSFDQFDDLEELSSGSCTLALPLDTISAPNTQKKSAESSTSGSASKYVSMGCSTKGMNPHRFDHPTLPANVKKPTPLKPGSPYSLHSEVPDSPRPVQTPSEENGGPLFSPVSSSAFSPLVDCSGPLEYFWKTDEDEQDSSELRKPQDLCSLYKTYSDFASSLSREILGSVCGYQSAVDISDNKNLSCVCHKEFKNPSGYLMKLSEIQETVTVDKLQKKSQSLKDGIQRFATDLVEMSLGSALRDLQKGVSSCTTTLCTLAARLTSSVFQMAFHEIGMRHAYVLKERAINGLAGFLVGEAVSGALKEFLTVKKQIFHSTVTRFAADLAEELVFEGIMEVCQFSHPSTPLTPSDWPFGQRQEEEEEEEVVSSYASDLSESVIQEAFIELSQADVAFTSQAAISVSLDNICYVSAENSSTRTCSTFANQQVLSASSAAAVPGSSGEDATCTVKKALFTVSGMASCIPLPQAGQALSNLQDSEEPCKYKSSSSNTPQASPKRVTVSTYDTTTSTQTHLYSHGTQTPIPGGASSQEKSPFQNFSGNMVDMIVTEACELITASKMKKSFGDCADFFTKSIGSRRGSSSKQETLNYETPDSPSNLGAGRECFRYESRDSGYVRKGGPAEQATDVSIPHISFQTGSQSQGRTSCELDLRTRGVVETHPVMMHTLDVPGTEMGGQRRISVPLDDSAPSSGQKSGGTPVTPPSTPQQPSEVSKEKQIKQFSKKLKSKLAKEFSPATPPPTPHYQPEPGPGPKDITPEADKAEFMLKLMRSLSEEADGNEDEEEEDLAEEGGVGGTNRCSETGGGRHESNQMSARRMSNKEALHYAERLACHIVSMATEMDTLGVAEEEGEMSKGSERRRDSVAQFSEQTLNTLWVYAGEVAGEVINDVKRMVSSGQQCPYHRALRRRSLDRSSSECLHHHHQHQYQTSTEQNRDWRVGRLAEQWSSDLIASVFRSPTSTSSTISSSSSGLSSEYPSCESVTDEYAGYLIRVLKKEGGSRELVLDQYASRLAYRSIKLGLAHASRKIKQRSSCTRLHSSKSLPDEWKASCSEASSPKDRAESVVCPSGEDAQCCCRDSEEQSRREYMDLVNFAESLAYNITCDVTRKLHLSSVRLPKSLTDSCLYKKSKLEDMAENLIRNSFSCPLLSKEGKSRHYHSTGSLYDGGYSSRVMQVIEHYASKIVDDTLKMSLASVGHLSREHHRTQGNDRHSHTQRLSEGPAVGQALGERTCRYCQVQECPYCTKRSRHHQPVLQRRKRGPQCQARAERLSSLDIPKIHIDLDHRAAFAEEMVSMAMETAKRELSNTSLNADSGIGHDGTSYAESLTAEIMTSALSNICQAANISSPGREATESTVSQQLSVGDDSLGSWSNLSFEDEHPDENSSFLHLSDSSNGNSSSWSSLGLEGEVCEERMSFSPSDSDNTEDKEAEVKEESSGTLCVDRTQVQAPRSALVIVNSDVRELGRGPQQWTLDPQLRSMLQWVAASMADIPQIQLSPDRELQQLPVVVQRLRERKWRVGELLHTLLRYCEESQMHGQSPAREEALQAGREPHRIPLFQWLLEHA